GAACAATGGAAACGTGTCAGAACAACAATGACTCCAGCATTTTCAAGTTTAAAACTGAAATTGATGAAAGGAATAGTCGAGAGATGCGTCAGCAATACTATAGACGTATTAGGGAAAAAgtgtaaaaatgaaaatggcATTTTCAATGTGAAAGATGTTTTTGGAAGATTATCTCTTGATGTTATTTGCGCATCTGCTTTTAGTACTGACGTTAATTCTCAGGATACCTCCAAAAAAGAACCCCAGATTTCTATTCAGGCTAAAGAATTATTTAAAGCGGGATTTTTTAACATATATTTTCTCATTGGGATTTTATTTCCGTTTCTCGAAACCTTCATAGGAAAGATATTGGCGAAAAAATCCTTTATGGTTTACTTCAAGCAACTATGCAATAGAATCATAAATCAGAGAGACGATCATCAACATGGCAATAACCGTGTGGATTTGATGCAGATTATGTTAGACTATAAGGTGTCTGATACAGTGATTAAAAAAGGCGTCAGAAAAGGAATGTCAGAAATTGAAGTTATCGCAAATTCTGTGACAATGCTTTTAGCAGGATATGATACTACAAGCATTGCAATGgcaaatttaatatataatttgGCTCAATATCAAGACGTACAGGAGAAACTCCACTTGGAAATTGATGAAGTGTTTCGTAAAAAAGATGGAAATTTAGATTATGATAGTgttaatgaattaaattttcttGAGTTATGTATAAATGAAAGCATTCGTTTGTATCCTCCAATTGCTAAGACAACCAGGGTGGctaaaaaagaaataaacatCCATGGATTGACTATACCAGCCGGAATGCTTATGGTAATGCCCATTCATGCATTATGCCATGATCCTGAATACTGGGACGATCCGATGGAATTCAAGCCGGAGAGAAtgaaatacatggatggaatgaATCCCATGGTTTATCAACCATTTGGTAGTGGACCAAGAAATTGCATCGGAAAGAGATTTGCACTCATGGAAATGAAGATAGCAATCTGTAAATTACTTCATCAATATAAATTCATCCCCACGAGCGAAACTCCAAAACCCCCGTTAAGGTTGAAATTCGATCTCACTGTTCATCCTAAAGACAAAATCACTCTTAAAGCTATTCCCCGACAAAACCATTCaatgtaattttgtttgaattgtAATATATAAAACGAAAAGTTATAAATACGGTACTTGAAGACCTGCAGCTGACTTGATAAAAAGACACAATTGTTTTTCTTAGCAAAAATGTATTTCCTTGCATATTACGGGTACCTTATGTCATATTATGACCATATAACTTTCTATAATGCAAGTACCAAGATAAGGAAATGTTACGCAAGGAATTGTCTTGATGATGTGCATGCTGTATAGCAGGGGTGAGCAACTTCCCTAGTCAGCGGGCCATGTATGTACGATGTACGAAAATGAaccggattattacaaaaaatacttccaATCTTTGAGATAAAAATCTGGTCGCGGCCATGAGCCTTATGTTGCCCACCTCTGCCGTATAGTCTAGTAGCTTAAGTTTTGTAAAGAAGCCTTTGTTTCTACAATGATTCATTTTTTGccaatttatatgaaaaaaaattaaattgtataTTTAAGTGTATTCGTGCAATTAACACTACTTTATGTTAACAATTTGTATAATAtatcaaattaaattatatattgaaGTGTATTTGTGCAATTAACACCACTTTATGTTAACAATTtgtataatatatgtatatataattgcaCGTTACACgcccaaaaaataaaatgaaattttacaattgAGTGTCTTTTAAatgatttgataaaaatttcgTCCTAATCAGGTTTTAATTGTTACTTTTACAAATTAATATCATGAATCTTTGTTCGCTTATGAGATTATCCTATTATAACTATTTCTTTGTATTTACCTATTAGCTATGTTTATAGGGTTTGGGTCTCACAAGCCTTTTCTGTATCATGCAATTTGGATACTTTTGAGAAatgtttgtgccatattttgACTTTTTGTAGCTGTTATCAACTAAAATATTATGTCTATTAAGGTTCTCTCTGAtaacatcaatttttatttataataatttaaattttgagcCACTGGATTGcgttattaataataattgcaACCTCTGTCACATGCAatcatatgtatttttattaggAATGATGTGCTTCAACCTAATCCTACTCTTGGGTATATTGAACTGTATTCTATTTGCCTACGAGTAGTTTTTCTTCCAATCATGACAATGTCAACCAGAGATATGTTCCTGGCCCTGccttataatataattttttttgtttgctttcaCTAGCCTGTTGCAACTTTCCAGTGTTGAAATACTTATAAACAATTATTACATTTATACAGATTTTAGATCTAAATGCAGTAGTTTAATATTTATGACATGGATATTATTTGTTGAAACAGATTTAAAAGAGAAATTTGAGTTTTTCTAAACATTGTCTCATGAGAAAGTGTATTATGAGTGCAACATGGATTCTACGTTGGATCACAGAATGAAATTTCTGAATTCGACAATGATGTTTTTGAAATCAAGACCACAGTAAGCTGatggatatttttgaaaaatattaaaaacaaatttatgtaGGTCAAAGACTTGATCAATATTGACTCACATGACACTGACGAAGCGACTGTGTACTTTGGACCATACTGTCATTGTgtttaataaataatttgaatcatGAATGATTccataatatatttatgatttaaatcaaaattgttcaaaaatatgTTAGCTTAACTCAGCATTTTTAATCAATCTCTGCAATATGGATTCTACATTGGATCACATAATGAATATTCTGACTTTGACTTTAAAGCTTTTGAAATCAAGACAAGTTTGGTAGGTCTAACGGTAATTTGAgggataatttgaaaaaatgttaaaCACGAATTCTAGTCGCTATGTAGGTCAAAGACTTGATCAATATTGACTTATTCGACTCTCATGACACTGACAAGCGACGGGTGTACTTTGGACCATActgtcatttttttaaaaataatttgatttatataaaatggtgcgataatatatttatgattttaatCAAAACTGTTCAAAAATATGTTAGTTCAACTGAGCATTTTACAACTATGTACAAAAATGTCCATTTTGTCAATATTCcagataatattatatataccgCCACTGCTAATATTTATATACACAGGTCCTTTAAATATTTTCGTATTTTCACATATGTTTACCTGCTTATAAAAATATGGTATGTAAAAATAtgttaatattttacaatgtaattCATACCATTACAGTAAAATTCAAATTGCAGCTTTTTTCGTTGTGGTCACTggcaaacaaatattttatacctTTTAATTAATCttttatatcagtggttccctaactctttagagttgggacccactattttttaccacagcttatggcgacccatttaactttaataaattaataaaacattgatggaggaaacaaaatttattttcctaAACTGAATTTTCAGTGAAGCTAGTGAGAAAGATGAGATTGTTTCTTGCTATTTTCCACTAAAGACttgacatttttttcaattccagATAGTTTTAgacatgaaaaattgaaaaagttgcagtttatttcaaaatttgcttttaaatttgctttgccaccgatcctaataaccagtataattgatcaaagctttctacatcttttcacgacccactgagATTCCTCTTGcaacccaccagtgggtcgcgacccatagtttgggaaccgctgttttatattattatatttgaaaatagtaAACATTTGAAAGATAACGGAATATACTAATTTCATTTTGCACTGATGGCTCACATTTCAATGATAAATGAAATGCTGTTATCGAATAATTTTCCAATTGAAGAATATTTTGCATATCAGCATTTAACCCATATGTTAATCAAAACcctttttctgttttattttggcCAATTCTGATGCCAGGTTCTTTAACAGAACCAATGCAGTTTTGCTATTTACTATCAGTTCTGGCATTGTGTTGTAGTGTCTTCAATTATCTTTCAACTTATCCTTATTCAAATTGAAACGATCTGCCCTAATCAATATAATAAGATATCATGACATAACTTGTGTTATTGAGCTGATCAGATTCatgcttttgaaatttttgttaaaattcttAGTAAGCTCTTAACTTGCGAACATTAATTTGTTTAATCAAGTGGCAAATGTCAGAATATTCAACTTGAACCATGGTAATACTCAAAACTAACTAAACTAACTTTTTTCTTGACAAAGTGACTTCGG
The genomic region above belongs to Styela clava chromosome 13, kaStyClav1.hap1.2, whole genome shotgun sequence and contains:
- the LOC120332302 gene encoding cytochrome P450 3A29-like isoform X2 → MIWPSDLLSSFTWCLLVLIIVLIKYYLHRKWSLLKNLNVPHIPPSIRNFGSARAVWSEKPFTFDLECKEKFGRIYGYYIMTKPRIAVHDLNILQQIFVKDFSNFTNRVEKLNPFEETMSNGLLFIEDEQWKRVRTTMTPAFSSLKLKLMKGIVERCVSNTIDVLGKKCKNENGIFNVKDVFGRLSLDVICASAFSTDVNSQDTSKKEPQISIQAKELFKAGFFNIYFLIGILFPFLETFIGKILAKKSFMVYFKQLCNRIINQRDDHQHGNNRVDLMQIMLDYKVSDTVIKKGVRKGMSEIEVIANSVTMLLAGYDTTSIAMANLIYNLAQYQDVQEKLHLEIDEVFRKKDGNLDYDSVNELNFLELCINESIRLYPPIAKTTRVAKKEINIHGLTIPAGMLMVMPIHALCHDPEYWDDPMEFKPERMKYMDGMNPMVYQPFGSGPRNCIGKRFALMEMKIAICKLLHQYKFIPTSETPKPPLRLKFDLTVHPKDKITLKAIPRQNHSM
- the LOC120332302 gene encoding cytochrome P450 3A29-like isoform X1; amino-acid sequence: MKFLNFRIKMIWPSDLLSSFTWCLLVLIIVLIKYYLHRKWSLLKNLNVPHIPPSIRNFGSARAVWSEKPFTFDLECKEKFGRIYGYYIMTKPRIAVHDLNILQQIFVKDFSNFTNRVEKLNPFEETMSNGLLFIEDEQWKRVRTTMTPAFSSLKLKLMKGIVERCVSNTIDVLGKKCKNENGIFNVKDVFGRLSLDVICASAFSTDVNSQDTSKKEPQISIQAKELFKAGFFNIYFLIGILFPFLETFIGKILAKKSFMVYFKQLCNRIINQRDDHQHGNNRVDLMQIMLDYKVSDTVIKKGVRKGMSEIEVIANSVTMLLAGYDTTSIAMANLIYNLAQYQDVQEKLHLEIDEVFRKKDGNLDYDSVNELNFLELCINESIRLYPPIAKTTRVAKKEINIHGLTIPAGMLMVMPIHALCHDPEYWDDPMEFKPERMKYMDGMNPMVYQPFGSGPRNCIGKRFALMEMKIAICKLLHQYKFIPTSETPKPPLRLKFDLTVHPKDKITLKAIPRQNHSM